A single genomic interval of Burkholderia cepacia ATCC 25416 harbors:
- a CDS encoding biotin-dependent carboxyltransferase family protein: MTQSNAPGTIEVVRAGPLSTVQDLGRRGTRHLGVAQGGALDSLALEVGNRLVGNRPDAAAVEITIGPAAFRFTRATRIAITGTEFGATLDGRRVYSWWSLPVEAGQTLVLPAAKRGMRGYLCIAGGIDVLPMLGSRSTDLASRFGGLGGRALRDGDRLPVGVLPAGMGCLAADAPEFGVKAPAWCAFARVDEPPRRHRPAHAPWAMPVRVLPGPDYASFAADAQQAFWDEEWLVTANSNRMGYRLAGVELVRERPAELLSHAVLPGTIQVPPNGQPIVLMHDAQTTGGYPKIGTVIRADLWKLAQARLNLPVRFVRTTPDAARAALAAERAYLRQIDVAIDMREEARRRAQSRAA, from the coding sequence ATGACCCAGAGCAACGCACCGGGCACCATCGAGGTGGTGCGGGCCGGCCCGCTGTCCACCGTGCAGGATCTCGGCCGCCGCGGCACGCGCCATCTCGGCGTCGCGCAGGGCGGCGCGCTCGACAGCCTCGCGCTCGAGGTCGGCAACCGGCTGGTCGGCAACCGTCCCGACGCGGCGGCCGTCGAAATCACGATCGGCCCGGCCGCCTTCCGCTTCACGCGCGCGACCCGCATCGCGATCACCGGCACCGAGTTCGGCGCCACGCTCGACGGCCGGCGCGTATATTCGTGGTGGAGCCTGCCGGTCGAGGCCGGGCAGACGCTCGTGCTGCCGGCCGCGAAACGCGGGATGCGCGGCTACCTGTGCATCGCCGGCGGCATCGACGTGCTGCCGATGCTCGGCTCGCGCAGCACCGATCTCGCGTCGCGCTTCGGCGGCCTCGGCGGCCGCGCGCTGCGCGACGGCGATCGCCTCCCGGTCGGCGTGCTTCCGGCCGGGATGGGCTGCCTCGCGGCCGATGCGCCCGAATTCGGGGTAAAGGCGCCGGCGTGGTGCGCGTTCGCGCGCGTCGACGAGCCGCCGCGCCGCCACCGCCCCGCGCACGCGCCGTGGGCGATGCCCGTGCGCGTGCTGCCGGGCCCCGACTACGCGTCGTTCGCCGCCGATGCACAGCAGGCGTTCTGGGACGAGGAATGGCTCGTCACGGCGAACAGCAACCGCATGGGCTATCGGCTTGCGGGCGTCGAACTCGTGCGCGAGCGGCCGGCCGAGCTGCTGTCGCATGCGGTGCTGCCCGGCACGATCCAGGTGCCGCCGAACGGCCAGCCGATCGTGCTGATGCACGACGCGCAGACCACCGGCGGCTACCCGAAGATCGGCACGGTGATCCGTGCGGACCTGTGGAAACTCGCGCAGGCGCGGCTCAACCTGCCGGTCCGCTTCGTGCGCACGACACCCGACGCCGCGCGCGCCGCCCTGGCCGCAGAACGTGCCTATCTGCGGCAGATCGACGTGGCGATCGACATGCGCGAGGAAGCGCGCCGCCGCGCCCAGTCGCGCGCGGCATGA
- the pxpA gene encoding 5-oxoprolinase subunit PxpA, which yields MEIDLNADLGEGCGSDEALLDLVTSANIACGWHAGGANAMRDCVRWAVQKGVAIGAHPSFHDPENFGRKEMQLPAGDIYAGVLYQLGALSAIAQAEGGRIAHVKPHGALYNQAARDPMIADAVVSAIRDFDPSLAVFGLANSVFVAAARHAGLAAVEEVFADRGYRADGSLVPRNQPGALIDDEDTMIARTLDMVRSRQVRAIGGEWVMLNAQTVCLHGDGPHALVFAKRIRAALEAVGVDVVAPGMLQADERT from the coding sequence ATGGAAATCGATCTGAATGCCGATCTCGGCGAAGGCTGCGGTTCGGACGAGGCGCTGCTCGACCTCGTCACGTCCGCGAACATCGCATGCGGGTGGCATGCGGGCGGCGCGAACGCGATGCGCGACTGCGTGCGCTGGGCCGTGCAGAAAGGCGTGGCGATCGGCGCGCATCCGAGCTTTCACGATCCGGAGAATTTCGGCCGCAAGGAAATGCAGCTGCCGGCCGGCGACATCTACGCGGGCGTGCTGTACCAGCTCGGCGCGCTGTCGGCGATCGCGCAGGCCGAGGGCGGGCGCATCGCGCACGTGAAACCGCACGGCGCGCTGTACAACCAGGCCGCACGCGACCCGATGATCGCCGATGCGGTGGTGTCCGCGATCCGCGATTTCGATCCGTCGCTCGCGGTCTTCGGGCTCGCGAACAGCGTGTTCGTCGCCGCCGCGCGGCACGCGGGGCTCGCCGCGGTGGAGGAAGTGTTCGCCGATCGCGGCTACCGCGCGGACGGCTCGCTCGTGCCGCGCAACCAGCCCGGCGCGCTGATCGACGACGAAGACACGATGATCGCGCGCACGCTCGACATGGTGCGCAGCCGTCAGGTGCGTGCGATCGGCGGCGAGTGGGTGATGCTCAATGCGCAGACCGTCTGCCTGCACGGCGACGGGCCGCATGCGCTGGTATTCGCGAAACGGATTCGCGCCGCGCTCGAGGCGGTGGGCGTCGACGTCGTCGCGCCCGGCATGCTGCAGGCCGACGAACGCACGTGA